In one window of Astyanax mexicanus isolate ESR-SI-001 chromosome 18, AstMex3_surface, whole genome shotgun sequence DNA:
- the LOC111193241 gene encoding E3 SUMO-protein ligase ZBED1-like, whose amino-acid sequence MASGSGVGRLPRPEMKDAPALFKSGVWDHFGFPVTYDDTGNKNVDRTVTICKHCKTRIAYASGNTSNMTGHLRRHHPSVSVEGRRGEPAKKPFTISAAFKQPLAEDTAKAKSISKAIGIFIAKDMQPYSVVEGQGFRNMIKVLEPRYVMPSRRYFGTNVIPNLYEETRVDIVKELSEACQIALTTDGWTSKSTESYLTVTAHYITPQWELRSCVLQTRPIYESHTSEFLSEKLREVVEEWKLERDNGTIPVTTDNAKNIVNAVGLTEGLGPQISCFAHTVNLAAKSAISTAQISRLLAKVRKVVTFFHRSTTAAFILKTKQDMLTLPDHKLIHDVPTRWNSTYDMLERYVEQQAALYSAVTDKNMKKKAKDISLLTDSETKLTEGLIDVLKPLKNVTTLMSTETSPSVSMIMPLQRMVLKAMAPSADDSSTIKDAKAAITKDLQSRYSDHSIQDYLHRATALDPRFKSLPYLDEACVQKIWDDLTLEIVNLEEQAQQHCEAQAASSYSAAESEPSETSPPPKKSAMATVFADFFYNRGKKYKAFARNHS is encoded by the exons ATGGCAAGTGGGAGTGGAGTAGGCAGGCTGCCTAGGCCAGAGATGAAGGATGCCCCAGCATTGTTTAAATCAGGTGTGTGGGATCATTTCGGATTCCCCGTCACATACGATGATACTGGCAATAAAAACGTGGATCGAACTGTTACAATATGCAAGCATTGCAAAACCCGCATTGCATACGCTAGTGGAAACACTTCCAATATGACCGGCCATTTACGAAGACATCACCCAAGTGTGTCAGTagaggggaggagaggagagcCTGCCAAAAAGCCATTCACAATCAGCGCGGCATTTAAACAGCCCCTGGCTGAGGACACCGCCAAGGCGAAATCAATTTCCAAAGCCATAGGTATATTCATTGCAAAGGACATGCAGCCCTACAGCGTGGTGGAGGGTCAAGGCTTTAGGAATATGATAAAGGTGCTGGAGCCGCGGTACGTCATGCCCTCTCGTAGATACTTTGGCACCAATGTGATACCGAACTTATATGAAGAGACAAGGGTGGACATAGTTAAGGAGTTATCTGAGGCATGCCAAATAGCTCTGACGACGGATGGATGGACTTCCAAGTCCACCGAAAGTTACCTTACAGTGACTGCCCACTACATTACGCCCCAATGGGAGTTACGAAGCTGCGTATTGCAAACGCGCCCAATATATGAGAGTCACACAAGCGAATTTCTCTCCGAAAAGCTAAGAGAGGTGGTGGAGGAATGGAAATTGGAGAGGGACAACGGCACCATCCCTGTCACGACTGACAATGCCAAGAACATAGTGAATGCAGTAGGTTTGACGGAGGGACTTGGGCCACAGATATCCTGCTTTGCTCACACAGTCAACCTGGCAGCCAAAAGCGCCATCTCTACAGCCCAAATCTCACGACTGCTGGCGAAGGTCAGAAAGGTGGTCACCTTTTTCCATCGAAGCACAACAGCCGCCTTCATCTTGAAAACAAAGCAGGACATGCTGACACTGCCAGACCACAAGTTAATTCACGACGTGCCAACGCGCTGGAACTCCACATACGATATGTTAGAGCGCTATGTGGAGCAACAGGCGGCCCTCTATTCCGCGGTGAcggacaaaaatatgaaaaaaaaagccaAGGACATTTCCCTGTTAACCGACAGTGAAACAAAGCTGACAGAGGGCCTCATTGATGTTCTTAAACCTTTGAAGAATGTGACTACCCTGATGAGCACAGAAACATCTCCCTCTGTCTCAATGATTATGCCACTGCAGAGGATGGTACTGAAAGCAATGGCACCAAGTGCAGACGACAGTTCCACCATCAAAGATGCCAAGGCAGCCATCACCAAGGATCTTCAAAGCAGATACAGTGACCATAGTATTCAGGATTATCTGCACAGAGCCACAGCACTGGATCCCAGGTTCAAGTCCTTGCCTTATCTGGATGAAGCCTGCGTTCAGAAAATCTGGGATGATCTCACATTGGAAATTGTAAACCTCGAAGAGCAG GCTCAACAACACTGTGAAGCTCAGGCAGCCAGTTCATATTCAGCAGCGGAATCTGAGCCGTCAGAGACCTCTCCTCCCCCCAAGAAATCTGCCATGGCAACagtttttgctgattttttttacaacagaggCAAGAAGTACAAAGCCTTTGCCAGAAACCATTCGTGA